The sequence CCACCGAGCTGGCTGAGGCAGGTCGTGGCGAGACCGCCGACGGCGAGCTCGAAGGCCACCATGTTGGACGCGCCGGCTTTCTTCGCGCGGACGGCATCGACATAGAGACCGCCGAGATTGCCGCTGATGCCGGTGAACATCGCCTGCTCGGCCACCGTCATGGTCTTGCGGAAGGCGAAGGCCGCGCCGGGCTTGAGAGGTGCGTGAGGCATCGGTCGTTCCCCTAGAGCTGCAAGCCGTTCTTGATGGTGCTGCGCGCAACCAGCATGCGGTGGATCTCGGAGGTGCCGTCATAGATGCGGGTGACGCGGGCATCGCGATACATCCGCTCCAGCGGCAGGTCCTTGCTGAAACCCATGCCGCCGAAGACCTGGATGGCGCGGTCGACCACGCGGCCCTGCATCTCGGAGGCCGCGACCTTGATCATCGAGACCTTGTCGCGCGCGTCCTTGCCCTGATCGATGTCCCAGGCGGCGTTCATCACCATCATCTTCACGCCAAAGATCTCGGTGGCGGAGTCCGCGATGAGCTTCTGCACCATCTGAAAGTCGCCGATCAGCTGGCCGAACTGGCGCCGCTCGCCGGCGTGCTTGCGCATCATCTCGAGCGCTCGCTGCGCCATGCCGACGGCGCGGGCGCCGATATGGGCGAGCCGGATCTGCAGCACGCTCTGCATGATCAGCTTGAAGCCGCCGCCGACCTCGCCGAGCGCGGAAGCCTTCGGAATGCGGCAATCCTCAAAGCTCAGCTCGGCATGGCCGTAGCCGCGATGACCCATCATCGGCTGGGTGCGCGCGACCTTGAAGCCGGGCGTACCGCGATCGACTAGGAACAGGGTGATGCCGCCGCGCGCCCGCTTGTCCTTGTCGGTCAGCGCCATCAGGATCACGTAATCGGCGATGTCGCCGTCGCTGATGAAATGCTTGGTGCCGTTGAGGACCCACTGGTCGCCATCGAGATGCGCCGTCGTGCTGATCGACGCCGCGTCGGACCCAGCGCCCGGCTCGGTGATCGCCATGGCGCAGATCTTGTCACCCTTCACCGTGGGTAGCAGATAGCGCTCGACCTGGTCGCCCTTGCAGGCCATCAGCATCGGATAGACCTGGCCGAACACGCGGCGGATCAGCGCGTCCGAGGTCTTGCCGAATTCTTCCTCGACCAGGCAGTGCTCGACGCAAGTTAGCCCGCCGCCGCCGACATCCGCCGGCATGTTCATGGCGTAAAGGCCGAGCTTCTGCGCCTTGGCCTTGGTGACCGCCAGCGCGTCGGCCGGCACTTTGGCCGTCTGCTCCACGACGTCTTCGAGCGGCTGCACCTCCGTCTCGACGAAGCGCCGGACGGTGTCGACCAGCAGGCGCGTCTCCTCGGGGACTGAAAAATCGATCATCGCGCCACTCCGACGGCCTTGCCGGCTACCATTGCCTCGATCTCCGCAGCGCCGTAGCCGATCTCGCCGAGCACCTCGCGCGTCTGCGCGCCGAGCCGCTGCGGTACCAGCCGTACCTCCGGCGTCTGCCCGTCATAGCGCGCGGGATGCGCAACCATCCGGATCGGCGCGCCCCCTGCACTCTCGGCACTCTTGAACACACCGAGATGCCTAAGCTGCGGATCGGCCTCGAGGTCGCGATAGTCCTGCACCGGCGCGTGCCAGACCCGCGCAGCTTCCAGTGAGGGCAGCCATTCCGCCGTCGATTTCTGCTTCAGGCGCGCCGCCACGATCCGCGTGATCTCCTCACGCTTCGAAAAGCTGTCGGCCTCCCCGAACTGCTTTAGCTCCTCGCTCTCGAGCGCGACGGCGAGCGCCTTAGGCGTGGCCATGGAGATCGCCATATGACCATCCGCCGTGGCGTGAACGCCGTAAGGCCCGGGGCTGAACCACGCCGCGATACCGGCCGGGCCACGCGACGTCGGCGACGGCGCGCCGTTCAGCCAGGCAGTCAGCGGCTCGACCTGGAGATCGAGGGCGGCCTGATAGAGGTTGACCTCCACGAGCTGCCCCTTGCCGGTCTTCGTCCGGGCAAACAGCGCAGCAAGAATGCTCATCGCATAGAGCGAGGCGGCGTGCTGATCGACGATGACAGCACCAACCGCGGTCGGCTCGCCATCGGCGCGTCCGGTCCGCATCGCTAGACCCGACATCGCCTGGAGCAGCAGGTCCTGACCGGGACGATCCTTGTACGGCCCGTCCGATCCGAAGCCGGTGGCAACCGCATAGATCAGGCCAGGGTTGATC is a genomic window of Bradyrhizobium sp. CB1717 containing:
- a CDS encoding CoA transferase; the protein is MNLLDGVKILSFNHYLAGPLAAQTLADLGADVIAVEPIEGAFQRNWAVANHFVAGDSVNHLATGRNKRSLAVDLKHPDGIAAVKKLVATADVVMENFRPGTMAKLGLGYDTLKAINPGLIYAVATGFGSDGPYKDRPGQDLLLQAMSGLAMRTGRADGEPTAVGAVIVDQHAASLYAMSILAALFARTKTGKGQLVEVNLYQAALDLQVEPLTAWLNGAPSPTSRGPAGIAAWFSPGPYGVHATADGHMAISMATPKALAVALESEELKQFGEADSFSKREEITRIVAARLKQKSTAEWLPSLEAARVWHAPVQDYRDLEADPQLRHLGVFKSAESAGGAPIRMVAHPARYDGQTPEVRLVPQRLGAQTREVLGEIGYGAAEIEAMVAGKAVGVAR
- a CDS encoding acyl-CoA dehydrogenase family protein, with the protein product MIDFSVPEETRLLVDTVRRFVETEVQPLEDVVEQTAKVPADALAVTKAKAQKLGLYAMNMPADVGGGGLTCVEHCLVEEEFGKTSDALIRRVFGQVYPMLMACKGDQVERYLLPTVKGDKICAMAITEPGAGSDAASISTTAHLDGDQWVLNGTKHFISDGDIADYVILMALTDKDKRARGGITLFLVDRGTPGFKVARTQPMMGHRGYGHAELSFEDCRIPKASALGEVGGGFKLIMQSVLQIRLAHIGARAVGMAQRALEMMRKHAGERRQFGQLIGDFQMVQKLIADSATEIFGVKMMVMNAAWDIDQGKDARDKVSMIKVAASEMQGRVVDRAIQVFGGMGFSKDLPLERMYRDARVTRIYDGTSEIHRMLVARSTIKNGLQL
- a CDS encoding MaoC/PaaZ C-terminal domain-containing protein — its product is MPHAPLKPGAAFAFRKTMTVAEQAMFTGISGNLGGLYVDAVRAKKAGASNMVAFELAVGGLATTCLSQLGGPTRRIGSIALNFAAPVIVGESVEARAEIVSVDGDDAVCRVTCTLSPSGATVVDGTATLVPFAKG